In the Maribacter sp. MJ134 genome, one interval contains:
- a CDS encoding helix-turn-helix domain-containing protein, whose translation MKRIFIMDDNGIKEYVPADYPQKNNSIPVENSSKEESTEDKLLTIADLVKKFQVTRPTIYAWIEKGLLKKIPLGGRVLFHPDDIDSLIQEMRGILS comes from the coding sequence ATGAAACGAATATTTATTATGGACGATAACGGGATAAAAGAATACGTACCTGCCGATTATCCCCAAAAGAACAATTCTATTCCCGTTGAAAACTCTTCTAAGGAAGAATCAACTGAAGACAAATTATTGACCATTGCCGACTTGGTAAAAAAATTTCAGGTAACAAGGCCCACAATTTATGCCTGGATTGAAAAAGGCCTTTTGAAAAAAATTCCACTTGGAGGAAGGGTTCTATTTCACCCTGATGACATTGATTCACTTATCCAAGAAATGAGGGGAATATTATCTTGA